One window of Dermacentor andersoni chromosome 7, qqDerAnde1_hic_scaffold, whole genome shotgun sequence genomic DNA carries:
- the LOC126535392 gene encoding uncharacterized protein, translating into MLSAGNSVSAPGRGSSTPFLNEDASYKVVLPRLPTGNDVLNSVFLHADLSGRPYRAPDFRDALLEVVNTSDIVGVGQYQMSHVWMVTCASSAAKQTLVACGELRVKGLKCMVIDPETKNIKLKLLWLPPHLEPRRVEEAFQSYGQVKSVEREVWRCTGMEQWVTTNREVSLVLKDTITVSSIPHIMSIYGHQCLVLIPGRPPLCLRCKRVGHVRRQCRTPRCLQCRRFGHSADACVSTYANKLRSGQYNADEPQLDHLMDSTEVVDATGETTGGIRDEDQESLKPTPSSHNSPSNTSEATGEDDSVCPPGLASLKEKPPDDKEEEEEAMDIGQTRKRPAPFNDAVTASALQAPEKVSPIAQRPTSPGNNVPRRFYQRSQESATKKSKGSKTTDLPVAKGDETQKL; encoded by the coding sequence ATGCTCTCTGCTGGAAACAGCGTATCGGCCCCAGGCCGAGGATCGTCGACCCCGTTTTTGAACGAAGATGCAAGTTACAAAGTTGTCCTCCCGCGTCTACCAACCGGTAACGACGTTTTGAATTCTGTCTTCCTTCATGCGGACTTGAGTGGCAGACCATACCGTGCTCCTGACTTCCGAGACGCTCTGCTTGAGGTAGTGAATACTTCAGATATTGTAGGTGTCGGACAGTATCAAATGAGCCATGTATGGATGGTTACTTGCGCTAGTAGTGCGGCAAAACAAACTCTCGTCGCTTGTGGTGAGCTCCGTGTCAAAGGGCTGAAGTGCATGGTGATAGATCCGGAGACTAAAAACATCAAGCTTAAATTACTATGGCTTCCACCTCACCTTGAACCACGACGCGTTGAAGAGGCGTTCCAGAGCTATGGTCAGGTGAAGTCGGTGGAGAGAGAAGTATGGAGGTGCACTGGTATGGAACAGTGGGTGACAACAAACCGGGAGGTTTCCTTGGTGCTCAAGGACACTATCACCGTAAGCTCAATACCGCACATTATGTCCATTTATGGACATCAGTGCCTCGTACTTATCCCCGGTAGGCCTCCGCTGTGCCTTCGTTGCAAGCGTGTGGGACACGTTCGTCGACAATGCAGAACACCGAGATGCTTACAGTGCCGCCGATTTGGTCACTCAGCGGACGCCTGCGTGTCCACATACGCCAATAAGCTTCGTTCTGGGCAATATAACGCAGACGAGCCACAACTGGACCATCTCATGGATTCTACAGAGGTAGTAGATGCCACCGGAGAGACTACAGGTGGCATTAGGGACGAAGACCAGGAGTCCTTGAAGCCAACGCCAAGCAGTCACAACAGCCCAAGTAATACTAGCGAGGCTACAGGCGAGGATGACTCAGTTTGCCCACCTGGCCTagcaagccttaaagaaaagccccctgatgacaaggaagaagaggaagaggcgatggacataGGTCAGACAAGGAAACGTCCGGCACCATTCAACGACGCAGTAACAGCAAGTGCACTACAGGCGCCCGAGAAAGTGTCTCCTATTGCTCAGCGACCTACCTCTCCTGGTAATAATGTGCCGCGCCGGTTTTATCAGCGTAGTCAGGAGAGTGCCACAAAGAAGTCCAAAGGGAGCAAGACCACAGATTTACCTGTGGCCAAGGGCGATGAAACACAAAAGCTTTAG